ACGATCTTGCGCACGGCCTCCGGCTCGAACCGGACCTCGCCCGGCTCCAGGCCATGCTGGCGAAGCTGCTCCGGCACGAGGTGGCGCACCGCGATCTCGGCCTTCTCGTCCGGGGTGTAGCTGGTGAACTCGATGACCTCCATGCGGTCGCGCAGGGGACCGGGCAGCCGCTCCACGACGTTGGCCGTGGCGATGAACATGGCCCCGGAAAGATCGAAGGGCAGGCCCAGGTAGTGGTCGCCGAAGGCCGCGTTCTGCTCCGGGTCGAGGATTTCGAGCAGCACCGAAGCCGCGTCACCCTGAAAGTCCTGGACCACCTTGTCCATCTCGTCGAGCATGATCACCGGGTTGCGCGCCCCGGCCTTGACCACGCCCTGAAGGATGCGGCCCGGCATGGATCCCACATAGGTGCGCCTGTGGCCGCGCAGCTCGGCCTCGTCGCGCAGGCCGGCCAGGGAAAGCCGGAAGAACTTGCGGCCCAGGGCCTCGGCAATGGCCTTGCCGATGGAGGTCTTGCCCGTGCCCGGAGGCCCGGAAAAGCAGAGCACCGGCCCGCGCAAAAAGCGCGCCCGCCCGCTGCGCAGCAACAGCTCGTCCACATGCGCCCGCAGCTTGGTCAGGTTCACGGGCTTGCTCAGATATTGATCCGCGCCCTGCCGCATGGCCGTGACAGCGCTCTTCACCGTGGCATAGCCCGTGAGCATGATCACTCCGGTGTCGGGCCAGCCCTTGCGCAGTTCCTGGAGCAGCTCCAGCCCGTCCATGCGTTCCATCTTCAAGTCCGTGACCACCACGTCCGCAGGCTGCTCGCGCATGGCCTCCAGCGCTTCCAGGCCGTTGGACACGGCGCGGACCTCGTGTCCGTCCTTCTCGAAGACGATGGTCAGGTTCTCGCGGGCAATGGCCTCGTCGTCCGCGAGCAGAATTCTGGCCTGGCGGCGGCTGCGCAGGCTCTTCACGGCGAGGAACTCCAGGATGCGCTCCTTGACGCGGCCCAGTCCGAAGTGGCGCGCGTCGAGCAGGGCCGAAGCCCGCTCCAGGTCCAGGTCGTCCTTGGTGCTCACGTTCCAGGGCAGGGAAAGCAAAAATTCAAGATAGTTGCAGCTCAGCGCGTATTCCGGGGAGGAGCGGTCCACCTTGGCCAGCCGCTCGCACTCGTCCCGCGCCGCAGAGCGCGCGTGGGCCGGAAGCCCCGCGGACTCGACGCGGGCGCGCAGATCCTCCAACACGGGATCCTGTTCCGGCAGACGCTCCAACCGTTCGCTGCGCGGCGAAGCATCCGCCTTGTCCGTCCGCTCCGCCGCCGACGCAGGCGCGGCCTGCTCCTCGCTCTTTCTCCAGAACCAGCTCATGCTGCCGACCTCCCGCCGCTTTATCCGTTGCTGCGCATGCCGCCTCGGCCCCCTCTCCGCCGGAGGCGGCGTCTGATGCCGCCGATAGTCTGGATAGCACGCTGTTCACGGGGTGTTAACATTGCACATTGCAACAGGCGAAAACCAACCTGAAAGCCTCCCTCCCGCAGACATGGCAGCGGCCTCCTCAGACGAGGCCAATAACAGCTCAACACGCCGTATTGTTTGGTTTTAATCCGAAAAAGATTTCGAGAAAAGTTTCCCAAGCAGGGCAAATCCCGTGTCCAGCTCCTGCTTCGCGCGCTGGAATCGCCTTTTTGCGGGCCTTGGTTTCAATCTGCAACACCGATTATGCAACACGTCATTGATGCTGTAATTTAAGGATTTTTATTTTCAAGGGCTGCAACACCGTTACGATCTGCAACGCAAAACCGCCCCCCCCTGACGCGCATATTTCCCGCAGGGCAGGAATCCGTGGAATTATAAGGCCTGCCGGGTCTTGGCACGGCTCTTGATATTTTCAGGGCAAAACACAGGGAGGCTCCCCATGAACATCGGCAAGACGGCCAGAAGACTTTTCAACGGGCACTACGAGACCATGGCGACCGACCATTGCAACACCTGCCACGTGGGAACGTGGTTCATCAATCGCCAGCAGCACCTGGCCGAAGAAGCAGGAGGGTTCAAGTTGAAGACTTTATTCGACCGCTTCCGAAACAAGGGCCGCGCTTCCGCCACCAAGAAGGCCGCCACCCCCGCCGCCGCCAGAACCGCGACCCAGACCGTCGCGGCTCCCCGCGCCGCCTGCAAGATCCTCGTGGTCAGCAAGGGCACGTCCTTCTCCAACGAAGTCATGGAATACGCCATCGACATGGCCTCCAAGACCAGAAGCTCGCTGGTCGCCCTGAACCTGGACGAGAACGGACACAATTTCTCCCAGTTCGAGAACACCTGCGCCTCCAACATCGACGGCTTTTCCTGCCGCGCGGCCGAGGCCGGGCTCCGCTTCAACCATCTGGTGCGTTCCGGCGCCGAGGACCACGTCGTCGCCGATCTGCACAAGGAAGATTCCGAGTTCCGCTACGTCATGAACGACGTCGTCAGCGAGTCCTCCACGAGCCGCTCCATTCCCGTCTACACCCGCGCCACCCTGCGCGTCCGGTAGACGCACTCCCACTCACGCGACCGCTCCAGCACGAACACACGCAAGGGTAGACTCCATGACGCCTGAAATCATCACCGTAATGGCCATCCTCGCCTTCGCCGTCCTGCTCTTCATCTTCGAATGGGTCCGGGTGGACGTTGTCGGCATCATCATGATGGTGCTTTTGCCTCTTCTCGGACTCGTGACGCCCAAGCAGGCCATCAGCGGCCTGAGCAGCAACGCGGTCGTCTCCATCATCGCCGTCATCATCATCGGCGCGGGCCTGGACAAGACCGGCGTCATGAACAGCATGGCCAGGATCATCCTGCGCTTCGCCGGAAAAAGCGAAACCCGGATCATGACGCTCATCGCGGGCACCGTGGCGTTCATCTCCGGGTTCATGCAGAACATCGGGGCGGCGGCGCTCTTCCTGCCCGCGGCCAAGCGCATCGGCAACCAGACCGGCGTTCCCGTTCCCCGGCTGCTCATGCCCATGGGCTTCTGCGCCATCATCGGCGGCTGCCTGACCCTGGTCGGTTCCAGCCCGCTGATCCTGCTCAACGACCTCATGGTCGTGGGCGGCAAGCACTACGACCCCTTCGGGCTCTTCGGGGTCACGCCCATCGGCGTGCTGCTGGTGGTTGCGGCCCTGATCTACTTCGCGGTCTTCGGACGCTTCATCCTGCCGAGCAAGAGCGAAGAGGACCAGAGCGGTCCCATGTCCTCCATCCTGGCCGCCACGTACGGCGGCCTCGGCTCCCTCTTCGAGCTGCACGTTCCCGAAGGCTGGGAAGGCTCGCGCAGGCTCACGGCCCTGGAGCTGCGGCCCATCTACTTCTGCACCGTGGTGGCCATCGCCCGCGACAAGGGGCGCACCCACCTCTTCGCCCCCGGTCCCGACATGGACATCAAGCCCGGCGACGACCTCGTGGTCGTCGGCCCGCACGAATTCGCCGAGCGCATGGCCGAGGATCTCGGCTGGGAGCTGCGGCCGGAGCTGATCTCCTTCGCCGAGGAGCTTTCCCCGAACAACGCGGGCATCATGGAAGGCATCGTCACCCCCCGGTCCGAGCTGGTGGGCAAGACCCTGGCCACCCTGCACCTGCGCGACCGGCTCCAGGTTTCGCCCCTGGCCATCTTCCGGGGCGAGAAGATCTTCATCAGCGGTCTCGTGGACATGGTCATCCGCCCCGGAGACGCCCTGCTCCTGCACGGCCGCTGGGAGATGTTCCACCTGCTCAAGGACAAGCCGGACCTCGTGTTCACGGAAGCCGTCAAGGGCGAAATCCTGCGCACGGAAAAGGCCAAGGTCGCCCTGTTCTGGCTGGCCGTTTCCCTGGTGCTCATCCTCGGCCTGCACATTCAGCTCTCCATCGCGCTGCTCACGGGCGCGCTGGGCATGGTCCTGACCAAGGTCATGACCATCGACGAGGCCTACCAATCCGTGGACTGGATGACCGTCTTCCTCCTGGGCGGCCTGATTCCGCTGGGCATGGCCTTCGAAAACACGGGCGCGGCCAAGTTTATCGCCGACACGATCATGGCGGCCCTGGGCACCCCAAGCCCGCTGCTGCTGCTCACGGTCATCGGCATCCTGACCTCGTTCTTCACCCTGGTCGCCTCCAACGTGGGCGCCACGGTGCTGCTGGTTCCGCTGTCCATGAACATGGCCCTCAACGCCGGGGTGGACCCGCGCGTGGCCGCGCTGACCGTTGCCGTGGCCGCCTCGAACACGTTCGTTCTGCCGACGCACCAGGTCAACGCCCTGATCATGCGTCCCGGCGGATACCGGACCATCGACTACGTGCGCTCCGGAGCAGGCATGACGGTCATCTATATGGTCGTGATGATTTCGGCGCTCATGTTTTTCTACTAGAATCGTAAGCTTCGCAGTCGTAGAATCCCCTCCGCCCGGCGACCACGAGAATTCGCCGGACGGGGGGGAATGCGCCTTCGAGCCCCCTCGGCGGTTCAAGGCAAGGTCATCCTGATCCCGTTTTCAAGGAGAATGAAACAATGCAGCCCACGCTTGCGCAATCGTTCAGCAGAAACTTTCTCGGCAACGCCCCGGTCTGGTACAAACAGGTCATCCTGGGTTTTCTCATCCTCAACCCTCTGCTTCTGCTGACCACCACGCCCTTTGTGGCGGGGTGGGCGCTCATAGCCGAATTCATCTTCACCCTGGCCATGGCCCTGAAGTGCTACCCGCTGCCCGCGGGCGGCCTGCTGGCCATCGAGGCCGTGATCATGGGCATGACCTCTTCCGAGATGGTCTACCATGAGGCGCTCAAGAACTTCGAAGTCATCCTGCTCCTGATCTTCATGGTCGCGGGCATCTATTTCATGAAGGACTTCCTCCAGTTCACCTTCACGCGCATCCTGGTCCAGATCCGCTCCAAAAAGCTCATCGCCCTGCTCTTCTGCCTGGCGGGCGCCTTCTTGTCCGCGTTCCTGGACGCCCTGACCGTCACCGCCGTGATCATGGCCGTGGCCTACGGGTTCTACAACGTCTACCATCGCTACGCCTCGGGCGCGGCCATGCAGGACACCCACGACCTCGGCGACGACAACAAGGTCGCGGAACAGGCCCGGGCCGACCTGCTCGAATTCCGCGCCTTCCTGCGCAACCTCATGATGCACGGCGCGGTGGGCACGGCCCTGGGCGGCGTCTGCACCCTGGTGGGCGAGCCGCAAAACCTGCTCGTGGGCGGCGAAATGGGCTGGCACTTCGTGCCCTTCCTCATCGAGGTCGCTCCGGTGACCATGCCGGTCCTGGTCGTGGGCCTGCTGACCTGCCTCGCCGTGGAGCAGTTCCACCTCTTCGGCTACGGCGCCCAGCTTCCCGGCAACATCCGCTCGCTGCTCTTCGAGACCGCGGTGCGCATGGAAGAGGAACAGGGACGCCAGGGCCAAGCCCGCCTGATCATCCAGGCCCTCACGGGCATCTGGCTCGTGGTCGCCCTGGCCCTGCACCTCGCCGCCGTGGGCATCATCGGCCTCTCGGTCATCGTCATCCTCACGTCCATCAACGGCGTGGTCGAGGAGCACCAGCTCGGCAAGGCCTTCGAAGAGGCGCTGCCCTTCACCGCCCTGCTCGTGGTCTTCTTCGCCATCGTGGCCGTGATCCACGACAACGAACTCTTCGCGCCGATCATCAACTACGTGCTCAGCCTCAAGGGACAGTCCCAGCTCGCGGCCTACTACGCGGCCAACGGCGTGCTCTCCTCCATTTCGGACAACGTCTTCGTGGCCACGGTCTACATCTCCGAGACCAAGCTGCACTTCATCCAGCTGCTCGGCGCCATTCCGGACATCGGCATGACCGGCGCGCAGCTCATGGACAAGCTCACCGACCCGCACGTGGCCCGCGCCGACGTGCTGGCCACCCTGCCCCCGGCGGCGGCGGCCCAGGCCGGACAGCTCATGGCTCACCTGGACAAGCTGGCCGTGGCCATCAACACGGGCACGAACATCCCCAGCGT
Above is a genomic segment from Paucidesulfovibrio longus DSM 6739 containing:
- a CDS encoding S16 family serine protease yields the protein MSWFWRKSEEQAAPASAAERTDKADASPRSERLERLPEQDPVLEDLRARVESAGLPAHARSAARDECERLAKVDRSSPEYALSCNYLEFLLSLPWNVSTKDDLDLERASALLDARHFGLGRVKERILEFLAVKSLRSRRQARILLADDEAIARENLTIVFEKDGHEVRAVSNGLEALEAMREQPADVVVTDLKMERMDGLELLQELRKGWPDTGVIMLTGYATVKSAVTAMRQGADQYLSKPVNLTKLRAHVDELLLRSGRARFLRGPVLCFSGPPGTGKTSIGKAIAEALGRKFFRLSLAGLRDEAELRGHRRTYVGSMPGRILQGVVKAGARNPVIMLDEMDKVVQDFQGDAASVLLEILDPEQNAAFGDHYLGLPFDLSGAMFIATANVVERLPGPLRDRMEVIEFTSYTPDEKAEIAVRHLVPEQLRQHGLEPGEVRFEPEAVRKIVADYTREAGLRGLERQVASLCRKLARQVLEKNPGPEGISVSAEDVERLLGPSPHFRASARTKPRVGLAAGLAWTENGGEIILVEAARMPGNQQLMLTGSLGEVLRESARTGLSYIRSCAAQYGIPADFYESSDIHVHIPAGAVSKEGPSAGVTITLALLSLLTGRPVRPDVAVSGELSLLGEVLPVGGVREKLMAAVQAGFATVLLPAGCAGAVEGVEPEVLAALDVKLVESMEQAAELALLPETERVASAEVS
- a CDS encoding SLC13 family permease gives rise to the protein MTPEIITVMAILAFAVLLFIFEWVRVDVVGIIMMVLLPLLGLVTPKQAISGLSSNAVVSIIAVIIIGAGLDKTGVMNSMARIILRFAGKSETRIMTLIAGTVAFISGFMQNIGAAALFLPAAKRIGNQTGVPVPRLLMPMGFCAIIGGCLTLVGSSPLILLNDLMVVGGKHYDPFGLFGVTPIGVLLVVAALIYFAVFGRFILPSKSEEDQSGPMSSILAATYGGLGSLFELHVPEGWEGSRRLTALELRPIYFCTVVAIARDKGRTHLFAPGPDMDIKPGDDLVVVGPHEFAERMAEDLGWELRPELISFAEELSPNNAGIMEGIVTPRSELVGKTLATLHLRDRLQVSPLAIFRGEKIFISGLVDMVIRPGDALLLHGRWEMFHLLKDKPDLVFTEAVKGEILRTEKAKVALFWLAVSLVLILGLHIQLSIALLTGALGMVLTKVMTIDEAYQSVDWMTVFLLGGLIPLGMAFENTGAAKFIADTIMAALGTPSPLLLLTVIGILTSFFTLVASNVGATVLLVPLSMNMALNAGVDPRVAALTVAVAASNTFVLPTHQVNALIMRPGGYRTIDYVRSGAGMTVIYMVVMISALMFFY
- the nhaB gene encoding sodium/proton antiporter NhaB, whose translation is MQPTLAQSFSRNFLGNAPVWYKQVILGFLILNPLLLLTTTPFVAGWALIAEFIFTLAMALKCYPLPAGGLLAIEAVIMGMTSSEMVYHEALKNFEVILLLIFMVAGIYFMKDFLQFTFTRILVQIRSKKLIALLFCLAGAFLSAFLDALTVTAVIMAVAYGFYNVYHRYASGAAMQDTHDLGDDNKVAEQARADLLEFRAFLRNLMMHGAVGTALGGVCTLVGEPQNLLVGGEMGWHFVPFLIEVAPVTMPVLVVGLLTCLAVEQFHLFGYGAQLPGNIRSLLFETAVRMEEEQGRQGQARLIIQALTGIWLVVALALHLAAVGIIGLSVIVILTSINGVVEEHQLGKAFEEALPFTALLVVFFAIVAVIHDNELFAPIINYVLSLKGQSQLAAYYAANGVLSSISDNVFVATVYISETKLHFIQLLGAIPDIGMTGAQLMDKLTDPHVARADVLATLPPAAAAQAGQLMAHLDKLAVAINTGTNIPSVATPNGQAAFLFLLTSALAPVIRLSYGRMVMLALPYTITMSLTGLAAVYFFL